From the Candidatus Blochmannia vicinus genome, the window TGTTCGACAAAATATATTGAAATAAGTGGGAAAACAACATAAAAACCTACAACTACAAACATATTATCTATAATTAAAAAATATTTACCTAGTCTTCTGGCTTGCGATATTGTATACATGGGTCCTCGTTTGTGTATTTTGTATACATTTTTGTTTACTGTGTGTATTAAAAATATTTTTAATAGTTGTATGTTTTTATTTTTAATCACAGTGTAAATTAATATGTATTTTATATTTTTCATGAAACATTTAAATACATAAATATAATATTTGTGTATGTTTATCTTTTATATATTTTGTTCCAAATATAATACTTAATAATAAAAGTGATTATCTTTACTAAAGATTGCTAATATGTGTAAATATTTATGTTACACATAGTTAACCAGTTTTATAGTAAATTTTAAAGAAAGCATTTTAAGCGGTCATTTTTTAAAAATATATAGCATAAGCAATATGGCTTTTGTTATTAGTTATTTTTAATAACTACCATGTTTTGTGCGCATCAGTATATGTACTACATTATAACAGAGATATATAATAATTGTAGTTTATATATACGTTCTATTGGTATTTTAAATATATGATTCTAAAATCAAAATATTTTCAAAATAATATTATTGTTTATAGAACTGGTTGTTATAAGTTATGTAACTCAGCGCAATTTTTTAATTTGTGATGAAAATTATCTTTGAATAATACTATATTTATACTGAATTTTTGAAAATTTTAATATAATGAATCTGTTAAAGTCGCTGACTTCAATGAGTTTTATAACTATGTTATCTCGTATTTTGGGTTTTATTAGAGATACTATTATAGCTCGAATGTTTGGCGCCAGTGTCATGACAGATGCGTTTTTCATTGCTTTTAAATTACCTAATTTATTAAGACGTATTTTTGCTGAAGGAGTGTTTTATCAAGTTTTTTTGCCTATATTATCAGAATATCGATGTCGTGATAGTGAAGAAGAAATACGAGTATTTATTTCTAGAGTCTCTGGTGTGTTAATATTTATGGTAACTATTGTAGTTGTAATTGGGTTAATAACAGCTCCTTGGATTATCGCGGTTACTGCTCCAGGTTTTGATAGTTCTACAGAAAAATTTATTATGGCTATTAAAATGTTTAGAGTAATGTTTCCTTATATTTTATTAGTGTCATTGACATCATTAATGGGATCTATTTTAAATACTTGTAATTTTTTTTTAATACCATCGTTTACTCCAGTTTTTTTAAATATTAGCATGATCAGCTTTATGTTATTTGCAGAGCGTGTATATTCTCATATTCCTATCATGGGATTAGCTTGGTCAGTTATTGTAGGAGGAGTATTACAGTGCGTCTATTGTGTGCTGTTTTTAAAAAAAATTAATATGTTAGTTATTCCAAAAATGCAATTTCATGATAGTAGAGTATGTAAAACATATAGATCAATGGTTCCTGCTATAATTTCTGTTTCAAGTAGTCAGATATCGTTAGTTATTAATACCATTCTTGCTTCTTTTTTGAGCGATGGTGCTATTTCTTGGATGTATTATGCTGATAGATTAATGGAGTTACCCATTGGAGTTTTTGGTGTAACGTTAACTACTATTTTATATCCATATTTGTCTCGTTTTATTTCTAATAAAAATTATGAAGATTATTCTTGTTTGATAAATTGGGGTATTAAGTTATGTTTTATACTAAGTTTACCTAGTGCTGTTATTTTAGGAGTTTTGTCGGAACCATTAATAATAACATTGTTTAAGTATGGAAAATTTTTAGAGTTTGATGTACTAATGACACAATATTCTGTCATCGCCTATGCGATAGGGTTACCTGGTTTAATTTTGGCTAAAATATTAACATCTGCTTTTTACGCACGCCATGATATTAAGACTCCAGTCTATATAATCGTTATTGTACTTGTTTTTACTCAATGTGTAAATTTAATGTGTATTCATTCATTAAAGCATGTTGTTTTTTCTTTTTCTATTAGTTTAGGGGCATGGTTAAATGCAGGGTTATTATATTGGAAATTGAAAAAAAAATATTTATTTCGATTCCAGCCTGGATGGCTGTTTTTTTGTGGCCAATTGATTGTAGCTCTTATTATATTGTGTGCAGCATGTGTAGGATTGTTAATGTATATATCTGATTGGACGCAAGGGCGTATTTTTTATAGATTAATTAGAATGATAGTTGTTTTAGTATTAGTTGGTAGTAGTTATTGTTTGACGTTATGGTGTGTAGGTATTCGTTTAAAAGATTTTATTTTTTTAAGTAGAGAATAGAGTTTTTTTATTAAATAATAGATGTGTTAGTTTATCACATATGCTTTACTGTTTTAATTCCTAATAAATTTAATCCTTTTTTTAAAATACGAACAGTAATTAATGCTAATTTTAATCTACTATATTTTATGTGTGTATTGGCTACTTTAATGATTGGACAGTGTTCATAAAAAGAAGAAAATAATACAGATAATTTATATAAATAAGAACATAACATGTGAGGGGTTCCTTGATTTGCTACTGTAGTAATTGTTTCTTCAAATTGAAGTAAACAAATTGCCAACAATTTTTCTTCTTGAGTTTCTAATTGAATATGATTTTGTTTTAGTTGAAAATCAATTTTTTTAGATCGTTCAAAAATAGAAAAAATTCTAGTACATGCATATTGTATATAGGGCGCAGTATTTCCCTCAAATTTTAACATGTTATTCCAATCGAATATATAATTTATAATACGGTTTTTTGATAATTCAGAATATTTGATAGCACCAATACTAATAATATGTGCTAGTTTATTTATTTGAGCGTATTTTAAATTGGAGTTTTTACTTAATATCAATAAACGAGCACGTTTTAAAGCTTCATCTAACAATGTTTTTAATTTTAATGCATTACCAGTTCGTGTTTTAAATGGTTTTTTGTCTTTTCCAAGTAACATACCGCATATGTGATGTTCTAATAGCACTGATTTATCTAAATAACCTGCTTTATGGGCAATTTCTTGTGCTTGCATGATATGTTGTTTTTGGCGACTATCAATATAGTAAATAATTCTGTCGGCATGCAATATTTTGCAGCGATATTTTATGCAAGCAATGTCAGTAGTGCTATATAAGTAAGCTCCATCTTTTTTTTGAATAATTACTCCGAAAGGAGTGTCATTTTTATTGTTATAATTTTTTAGAGGTACTACAATGGCTCCATTACTTGTAATTGCTAAGCCTTTATTTTTTAAATCTGATACAATATCAGGAAGCATGTTATTATAAAAACTTTCTCCTATAATATCGCTTTTTTTTAAAGTAACATTTAATCGCATGTATATATTTTGATTATTTGATATGGAGATATCTACTAAACGTTGCCATATTTGACAGCAATATTTGTTTCCTTTTTGTAATTTTAGAACATAATTTCGAGATAATTCTGCAAAATCGGGATCAATATCATACATTTTTTTAGCTTCTTGATAAAAATTCTCTAATTTAGATAATTCTATAGATTTATTTAATAAAAATTTAGGATGAACATTTTTTTCTATATAAGCAATAAGCATGCCAAATTGAGTGCCCCAATCTCCTATATGATTGGCTCTAATGACGTTATGTCCTAAAAAAGATAAAACACGAGCAACACTATCTCCTATAACAGTTGAACGTAAATGTCCAACATGCATTTCTTTTGCAATATTTGGACTAGAGTAATCAATAACAATGGTTTTTGGTGTGACCGGAGTAATACCTAAACGAGGTGCTGAAAAAATACTATTAATTTGATGAGATATCCATTTTGTGTTTAAAAATATATTAATAAATCCTGGTTGTTCAATTTTTGTTGTTTGAGCGATATTATTTAAATCGATAAGTTCTATAATTTTTTTAGCAAGTTCTTCAACAGGGATATGTAATTTTTTGGAGATATTTATTAATCCATTAACTTGATAGTCCCCAAATTTTGTTTTTGTTGATTGTTGTATTTTTATTAGATTGGAAACAGATTTATTCGTAATTAATAATAGAGCTTGGTTTATTTTTTTTAGTAAAAATGTTTGAATATTCATATAAATATTTCAAAAATATATTATCTAATAATATTAGATAATATATTAATTTCTAGTAATGTACATCATAAATTTTATTTTATAATTTCAAATATACTTTAAGGTTATTTTTATCTGTTAAGTATATTTGCTGTGTTGGATAATAATTAAGTTATATAAAATTATTTTTAAAACTAATGAAATAGTAATTGTATATGTGAGCAATATAATACACTTTATTTGTGAAAAATGAGATATTTTAGCTCTATTTTAGATAGAGAATTTGTTTTAGTTTTAATTAAATTTATTTAAATTATAATTTTATAATAAATACATAGTTTTGACTAAAATAAATGGTATATATTTTAGTCAAAACTATGTATTTAATTTTTTTTAAATATTAAAATATTACTTAATTGATATCTTCAAGATAAGTTACGATTGACTGCAATAAATTTAAGTATGGTTCAGAATGAGTATTTTGTAATCTTGAGAAATGATTAATATAACATCAGACAATGTTTTTATTTGTATGAATTATTAAAATTAAAAATATATATGCATATATATATAATGTTTTTGATATGATTTTTTTAAATATATTTTATGCAATTAAACATTTATGATTAGAGGAATTTGTATGCGTACTGCATATTGTGGGCAATTAAATTTGTCTCATGTTGGATTAGAAGTTACGTTATGTGGTTGGGTAAGTAAGTATCGTAATCTTGGCGGGTTAATATTTATTGATTTACGTGATAGAGAAGGATATATACAAGTCTATTTTGATGTTAATCAAAATAGAAAAATGTGCATATCTGCAACTACATTGAAACAAGAATTTTGTATTCAGTTAACAGGAATCGTTCGTGCACGACCTAAAAATCAAATTAATAGAAATATGTTTACTGGCGCTGTTGAAATAGCTGCAAAAATTTTTAGTATTCTTAATACTTCTGAGCCATTACCATTAGATATTAATCATAATAATATTGAAGAAAATAGATTAAAATATCGTTATCTTGATTTAAGACGTCCGGTTATGTTACATCGCATAAAAACTCGATCGCGTATTATCTCAATTGTTCATCGTTTTATGGAATTAGAAGGATTTTTAAATATTGAGACACCAATGTTAACAAAAGTTACTCCAGAAGGTTCGCGTAATTATATTGTTCCTAGTAGATTGCATATGGGTAAAAGTTATGCTTTGCCTCAGTCACCTCAGATATTTAAGCAATTATTAATGGTTGCTGGATTTGATAGATATTATCAAATTACTAAATGTTTTAGAGATGAGGATTTACGTGCGGATCGTCAACCAGAGTTTACTCAAATAGATATTGAAACTTCTTTTATGTCTGCACAAAAAATACGAGAACTTATGGAGATTTTTATTCGTA encodes:
- the murJ gene encoding murein biosynthesis integral membrane protein MurJ encodes the protein MNLLKSLTSMSFITMLSRILGFIRDTIIARMFGASVMTDAFFIAFKLPNLLRRIFAEGVFYQVFLPILSEYRCRDSEEEIRVFISRVSGVLIFMVTIVVVIGLITAPWIIAVTAPGFDSSTEKFIMAIKMFRVMFPYILLVSLTSLMGSILNTCNFFLIPSFTPVFLNISMISFMLFAERVYSHIPIMGLAWSVIVGGVLQCVYCVLFLKKINMLVIPKMQFHDSRVCKTYRSMVPAIISVSSSQISLVINTILASFLSDGAISWMYYADRLMELPIGVFGVTLTTILYPYLSRFISNKNYEDYSCLINWGIKLCFILSLPSAVILGVLSEPLIITLFKYGKFLEFDVLMTQYSVIAYAIGLPGLILAKILTSAFYARHDIKTPVYIIVIVLVFTQCVNLMCIHSLKHVVFSFSISLGAWLNAGLLYWKLKKKYLFRFQPGWLFFCGQLIVALIILCAACVGLLMYISDWTQGRIFYRLIRMIVVLVLVGSSYCLTLWCVGIRLKDFIFLSRE
- the argS gene encoding arginine--tRNA ligase → MNIQTFLLKKINQALLLITNKSVSNLIKIQQSTKTKFGDYQVNGLINISKKLHIPVEELAKKIIELIDLNNIAQTTKIEQPGFINIFLNTKWISHQINSIFSAPRLGITPVTPKTIVIDYSSPNIAKEMHVGHLRSTVIGDSVARVLSFLGHNVIRANHIGDWGTQFGMLIAYIEKNVHPKFLLNKSIELSKLENFYQEAKKMYDIDPDFAELSRNYVLKLQKGNKYCCQIWQRLVDISISNNQNIYMRLNVTLKKSDIIGESFYNNMLPDIVSDLKNKGLAITSNGAIVVPLKNYNNKNDTPFGVIIQKKDGAYLYSTTDIACIKYRCKILHADRIIYYIDSRQKQHIMQAQEIAHKAGYLDKSVLLEHHICGMLLGKDKKPFKTRTGNALKLKTLLDEALKRARLLILSKNSNLKYAQINKLAHIISIGAIKYSELSKNRIINYIFDWNNMLKFEGNTAPYIQYACTRIFSIFERSKKIDFQLKQNHIQLETQEEKLLAICLLQFEETITTVANQGTPHMLCSYLYKLSVLFSSFYEHCPIIKVANTHIKYSRLKLALITVRILKKGLNLLGIKTVKHM